In one Neobacillus sp. WH10 genomic region, the following are encoded:
- a CDS encoding FeoB small GTPase domain-containing protein: MGNEYRIALAGNPNTGKSTLFNALTGLRQHTGNWAGKTVSLAKGSLSFKDKTFHLIDLPGTYSLFSNSTDEEVARNYIVFEKPDVTLVVLDATSLERNFNLALQVLEMTKNVVICINLIDVAEQQGIHINERLLTNRLGVPVIKISARNKKGFPMLLDTIDRIVSGAIECQPARLTYPEEIEEKINKIEPKVRELVGNQISSRWVSLRLLDGDESLLNEISKRLIPEGVC; encoded by the coding sequence ATGGGGAATGAGTATCGAATTGCACTAGCCGGGAATCCGAATACTGGTAAAAGTACGTTGTTCAATGCTTTAACAGGTCTTAGACAGCATACGGGAAACTGGGCAGGAAAAACCGTTTCACTGGCAAAAGGCAGTTTATCTTTTAAAGATAAGACTTTTCATCTCATTGATCTGCCTGGAACTTATTCTCTGTTTTCGAATTCAACGGATGAAGAAGTGGCGAGAAACTATATCGTTTTTGAGAAACCAGATGTAACGCTTGTTGTATTAGATGCAACCTCATTGGAACGGAATTTCAACCTGGCCTTACAAGTGTTAGAAATGACAAAAAATGTCGTGATTTGTATTAACTTAATAGATGTCGCTGAACAACAAGGTATTCACATTAATGAACGGCTTTTGACCAATCGATTAGGAGTACCTGTCATCAAAATTTCGGCGCGGAATAAAAAGGGGTTCCCAATGCTCCTTGATACGATTGATCGTATTGTATCAGGGGCAATTGAATGCCAGCCAGCTCGATTGACATATCCTGAAGAAATTGAAGAAAAAATTAACAAGATTGAACCAAAGGTACGCGAACTGGTTGGAAATCAAATATCTTCCCGCTGGGTTTCTTTAAGATTGTTAGATGGTGACGAGTCATTACTCAATGAAATTAGCAAACGATTGATACCAGAGGGGGTTTGTTAG
- a CDS encoding DUF1292 domain-containing protein, with protein sequence MSKIEVGEIFTISDESDDEQEVEVLGVVTIEGTDYVAVGFAEDVRQETDDDIDIFFLKVDEDGDFSAIESDEEFEKVSAAFDEMMDEDE encoded by the coding sequence ATGAGTAAAATTGAAGTAGGGGAAATTTTTACGATAAGCGATGAGAGTGATGATGAACAGGAAGTAGAAGTGCTAGGGGTAGTGACGATTGAGGGGACAGATTATGTTGCTGTTGGGTTTGCGGAGGATGTTAGACAAGAAACGGATGACGATATTGATATTTTCTTTTTGAAGGTTGATGAAGATGGTGATTTTTCCGCCATTGAAAGCGATGAGGAATTTGAAAAGGTTTCTGCCGCGTTTGATGAAATGATGGATGAAGACGAGTAA
- a CDS encoding DUF3307 domain-containing protein, whose protein sequence is MLLLCLILAHLIADFYLQTDEMVKEKHKNIKKHIMHHFLMTAFILSGFLIFHFKPMNILSYFIFPLAFIIVSHFLIDIVKIKLLDTLKFSNEENLKRLSFFLLDQLLHLGMIILACQLFIDIEFTKIIDVFKEGYKISPINAGLFLIIIVILTTSVSGHFIRILLGSLPNQLLSFEGKYSFKTDRQEDHYAIKSMGKKGLTEEYHYTIFSKHDLSRGKLIGYIERLLVLVLTFYSAYPAIGFIVAAKSIARFKQMDDRDWAEYFLLGTLTSMFIGISLGLLLREVLT, encoded by the coding sequence ATGCTACTTTTATGTCTAATTCTCGCGCATCTAATTGCCGATTTTTATTTACAAACAGATGAAATGGTAAAGGAAAAGCATAAAAATATCAAGAAACATATTATGCATCATTTTTTAATGACGGCATTCATTCTTAGTGGTTTCTTGATTTTTCATTTTAAACCAATGAATATCCTCAGTTATTTTATTTTTCCGTTGGCTTTTATTATAGTTTCTCATTTTCTCATCGACATAGTAAAAATTAAACTGCTCGATACATTAAAATTTTCAAACGAGGAAAATCTGAAACGACTTAGTTTTTTCCTCCTAGACCAATTACTCCATCTTGGTATGATCATTCTTGCGTGTCAGTTATTCATTGATATAGAGTTTACTAAAATAATTGATGTATTCAAGGAAGGATATAAGATAAGCCCCATAAATGCCGGTTTGTTTCTTATCATCATCGTGATCCTAACCACAAGTGTTAGTGGTCATTTTATCAGGATTTTATTAGGATCGTTGCCTAACCAGCTGTTATCCTTTGAAGGAAAGTATTCATTTAAAACAGACAGACAAGAAGACCACTATGCAATTAAAAGTATGGGCAAAAAGGGTTTAACTGAGGAGTATCATTACACTATTTTTTCAAAGCATGACCTTTCACGCGGGAAATTAATTGGTTATATTGAAAGACTGCTAGTTTTAGTATTGACATTTTACAGTGCCTATCCTGCAATCGGGTTTATTGTTGCGGCAAAATCTATTGCCAGATTTAAACAAATGGACGATAGGGATTGGGCGGAGTATTTCTTGCTCGGTACACTGACCTCAATGTTCATAGGTATTTCACTCGGGTTATTATTGCGCGAAGTTTTGACTTAA
- a CDS encoding nucleoside recognition domain-containing protein — protein sequence MSIQELYTEAQALSSSKLRDDIVEHLYDRSHTLCREGISYTKSNRDTRTEKLDAIFTSPIFGFPIMIVMLGVLFYITIAGANIPSSMLAELFGVIEGYITSFFTFLHAPDWLHGVLVLGLYRGTSWVISVMLPPMAIFFPTFALLENYGYLPRVAFNMDRLFKRVGAHGKQSLTMAMGFGCNAAAVISTRIIESPRERMLAILTNNFVPCNGRWGTLILLASLFMAANFSGGIKSLVTTGVIVGIVLFGIIVTFFVSWALSKTALKGVPTHYTLELPPYRKPKIFDTVIRSSLTKSWSVLVRAVKVAAPAAILTWVCANIYIGDTSILMYAVEFLDPFGKLLGLDGYIMMAFILGLPANEIVLPILLMGYLSTGSLTEVDSLVDLKQIFLDHGWTWLTALNMMLFSLLHYPCGTTLLNIYKETKSKKWTFLAFLIPTIIAIIVPLIITQTVRMFGLI from the coding sequence ATGAGCATTCAAGAGCTTTACACAGAAGCTCAAGCGTTGTCATCATCTAAGTTAAGAGATGATATAGTGGAACATCTTTACGATCGCAGCCATACATTATGCCGCGAAGGAATTTCCTATACAAAATCAAATAGAGATACACGAACAGAAAAACTAGATGCAATTTTTACTTCACCGATTTTTGGTTTCCCGATTATGATTGTGATGCTGGGAGTATTGTTTTATATAACAATCGCAGGAGCAAATATCCCATCATCAATGCTCGCTGAGTTATTTGGGGTTATTGAAGGGTATATTACCTCATTTTTTACTTTCCTTCATGCTCCGGATTGGCTGCATGGAGTGCTTGTACTTGGTTTATATCGGGGAACATCCTGGGTGATCAGTGTAATGCTGCCCCCGATGGCGATCTTTTTTCCAACCTTTGCCCTTTTAGAGAATTATGGTTATCTACCACGTGTGGCTTTTAATATGGATCGATTGTTTAAAAGGGTTGGGGCGCATGGGAAGCAATCATTGACAATGGCAATGGGGTTCGGCTGTAATGCCGCAGCAGTCATTTCAACGAGGATTATCGAGTCGCCAAGAGAACGGATGCTTGCGATTCTGACAAACAATTTTGTGCCATGTAATGGGCGCTGGGGTACATTAATCCTTCTAGCATCATTATTTATGGCTGCTAATTTTTCCGGTGGTATTAAGTCGCTTGTCACCACTGGGGTTATTGTCGGAATTGTTCTATTTGGGATTATCGTGACATTCTTTGTCTCATGGGCACTCTCAAAAACTGCTTTAAAAGGAGTTCCGACACATTATACGTTAGAGCTGCCGCCATACAGGAAACCCAAAATTTTTGATACCGTTATTCGTTCTTCGTTAACAAAATCATGGTCTGTGCTAGTCAGAGCGGTTAAAGTAGCTGCACCTGCCGCTATCTTAACATGGGTTTGTGCAAATATTTACATTGGTGATACAAGTATATTGATGTATGCGGTGGAATTTCTAGACCCGTTTGGAAAATTACTTGGTCTTGATGGTTATATTATGATGGCATTTATACTAGGGTTGCCAGCAAATGAAATTGTCCTGCCAATTCTATTAATGGGGTATTTATCAACGGGTTCGTTAACTGAGGTTGATAGCTTGGTTGATTTGAAGCAAATCTTTCTTGATCACGGCTGGACATGGCTTACAGCATTGAATATGATGTTGTTTTCACTCTTACATTATCCTTGTGGAACAACGCTTCTTAATATTTATAAGGAAACGAAAAGCAAAAAGTGGACATTTCTTGCCTTCCTCATTCCAACCATAATTGCCATCATTGTTCCATTAATTATTACACAGACGGTAAGGATGTTCGGTTTAATATAA
- a CDS encoding rhodanese-related sulfurtransferase codes for MNQEYRVLLYYKYVSIENPEEVANEHRQFCTDLGLKGRVIIASEGINGTVSGTIEQTDAYMKYMEEHLLFSGTIFKIDEASEHAFKKMKVRYRPELVTLRLEDDIDPNVLTGKHLEPKEFFAEMQKEDTVVIDARNDYEYDLGHFRGAVRPDILNFRDLPQWIRENKKEFEGKKILTYCTGGIRCEKFSGWLLQEGFKDVSQLEGGIVTYGKDPEVQGELWDGQLYVFDERISVPVNRKENVIVGKDYFTGEPCERYVNCANPECNKKILCGEENEYKYLRSCSHKCRVHPRNRYVAEHGLSEEDVTERLTAIGKEVII; via the coding sequence ATGAATCAAGAATATAGAGTGTTATTGTATTACAAATATGTTTCGATAGAGAATCCTGAAGAAGTTGCGAATGAACACCGCCAATTCTGTACAGATTTAGGATTAAAAGGACGGGTTATCATCGCCTCTGAAGGAATTAATGGCACGGTGTCAGGCACCATCGAACAAACTGATGCCTATATGAAATACATGGAGGAACATCTTCTTTTCTCAGGGACTATTTTTAAGATTGATGAAGCATCCGAGCATGCATTTAAGAAAATGAAGGTTCGTTACAGACCTGAGCTCGTTACATTACGTTTGGAAGATGATATTGACCCGAATGTGTTAACGGGAAAGCATTTGGAACCGAAGGAATTCTTTGCCGAAATGCAAAAAGAAGATACCGTAGTGATTGATGCTCGAAATGATTATGAATATGATTTAGGCCATTTTCGCGGGGCAGTTCGACCTGATATATTGAATTTCCGTGACTTGCCACAATGGATCCGAGAAAATAAAAAGGAATTTGAAGGCAAGAAGATTCTCACCTATTGTACGGGTGGTATCCGTTGTGAAAAATTTTCCGGCTGGCTCCTCCAAGAAGGTTTTAAGGACGTATCACAGTTAGAGGGCGGGATTGTCACATACGGAAAAGATCCAGAAGTCCAAGGGGAATTATGGGATGGACAGCTCTATGTATTTGATGAGCGGATTAGTGTTCCTGTTAATCGAAAAGAAAACGTCATCGTTGGAAAAGATTATTTTACAGGTGAACCATGTGAACGCTACGTGAATTGTGCTAACCCGGAATGTAATAAAAAAATTCTATGCGGAGAGGAAAACGAGTATAAATATTTACGCAGTTGTTCACATAAGTGCAGGGTTCATCCTCGTAACCGCTACGTTGCCGAGCATGGATTAAGTGAAGAAGATGTAACTGAGAGATTAACCGCAATCGGGAAAGAAGTAATTATATAA
- a CDS encoding glycoside hydrolase family 18 protein: MKKRVLLRTLVITITFIGGMLTGVLFSANIANEKTVNIKQAPKSAIKPVTKELPKVEKSQSKVLIGYVQDFRDPNVVDYSKLTHVIFSFAHPTKEGEILLNGDTALKNLRTVVSKAKQYDTKVMLAVGGWYHINGGESYEYFKTAISNPASRTKLVNELTSIAVREHLDGIDIDFEHPHSKADADNLALFTNELSAQLHPKNMELSIAVYSKIHAVTLTEIGFVVYEPTMFQDVDHVNIMAYDGQWDDGYHAANLSPYPFTEKIVNYWADLFDKNNLPKEKLVLGVPFYAQPEDPKIKQVSYSAIINQDPANSTKDTVSMNGTTYYYNGDATMKKKTTLALDHGFGGMMLWEVGLDAKGPNSLTGTIFEALNDSNNVLGKYYSTKK, encoded by the coding sequence ATGAAGAAACGCGTTCTCCTCCGAACACTGGTAATTACGATTACCTTCATTGGAGGTATGTTGACTGGAGTTTTATTCTCAGCTAACATAGCAAATGAAAAAACGGTTAATATAAAGCAAGCACCAAAATCGGCCATTAAGCCGGTTACAAAAGAATTACCCAAGGTGGAAAAATCACAATCAAAAGTGCTCATTGGGTATGTACAGGATTTCCGCGACCCAAATGTAGTGGATTACTCCAAATTAACGCATGTCATCTTCTCCTTTGCCCATCCGACAAAGGAAGGAGAAATATTACTAAATGGCGATACCGCATTAAAAAATCTAAGGACAGTCGTTTCAAAAGCTAAACAATATGATACAAAAGTGATGCTTGCTGTTGGAGGATGGTATCACATCAACGGCGGTGAATCTTATGAGTATTTTAAAACCGCTATTTCTAATCCTGCCTCAAGGACAAAGCTAGTGAATGAGCTTACTAGTATTGCAGTACGGGAACATCTAGACGGTATTGATATCGATTTTGAACATCCTCATTCTAAAGCAGATGCAGATAATCTTGCTCTTTTTACCAATGAATTAAGTGCACAGCTTCATCCAAAAAATATGGAGTTGTCGATAGCTGTTTATTCAAAAATTCATGCCGTGACGTTAACTGAAATTGGCTTTGTCGTCTATGAACCGACGATGTTCCAGGATGTTGACCATGTCAATATTATGGCATATGACGGTCAATGGGATGATGGATATCATGCTGCAAATTTATCTCCCTATCCGTTTACAGAGAAAATAGTAAACTATTGGGCAGACTTGTTTGACAAAAATAATCTTCCAAAAGAAAAATTGGTGTTGGGTGTTCCGTTTTATGCTCAACCAGAGGATCCTAAAATAAAACAGGTATCCTATAGTGCCATCATAAACCAAGACCCGGCAAATTCCACAAAAGATACAGTAAGCATGAATGGCACAACCTACTATTATAATGGCGATGCCACCATGAAAAAGAAAACAACACTGGCACTTGATCATGGCTTTGGCGGCATGATGCTCTGGGAAGTCGGACTTGATGCAAAAGGACCAAATAGTTTAACAGGAACAATTTTTGAAGCTTTAAATGATTCAAATAATGTGCTGGGAAAATATTATTCGACAAAAAAATAG
- a CDS encoding FeoA domain-containing protein — protein sequence MDKPKTIKLLDGEKGNVIKITSLNLDGVMRRRLLDLGFVTGAIVEVVRKSPLGDPIAFRVSQTTIALREEESSRIEGELVSNGE from the coding sequence ATGGATAAACCTAAAACAATTAAATTGCTAGATGGGGAAAAAGGAAATGTAATTAAAATTACTTCTTTAAATTTAGATGGTGTAATGAGAAGAAGATTATTAGATTTAGGATTTGTAACGGGTGCAATCGTTGAAGTTGTTCGTAAAAGTCCTTTAGGAGATCCGATCGCCTTTCGTGTCAGTCAAACGACGATTGCCCTCCGTGAAGAGGAAAGTTCAAGAATAGAAGGGGAGCTGGTGTCCAATGGGGAATGA
- a CDS encoding alpha/beta hydrolase: MKTNSVKLSNATIAYVDKGEGKAIVLLHGFCGSSLYWEKVTPELSKNYRVIAPDLPGHGESSMDKGYYSIEEYAEMLKVLLDQLNIQKVTMFGHSLGGYITLAFAEKYSNNLNGFSLVHSTAFPDSEEAKKGRLANTEKVQKEGIKSLIDGLVPKLFSPDNVEEDHIKVVKEIGYLTTPQGAISALTAMKNRIDRNPVLEDTPLPVLLVAGEQDQIIPAEKTFSVSRDNIKQRLIKISGHMSMYENPTDLISEMNEYLSSI, translated from the coding sequence ATGAAAACAAATAGTGTTAAATTGTCAAATGCGACAATCGCGTATGTAGATAAGGGTGAAGGGAAGGCGATTGTTCTTCTACACGGTTTTTGCGGGAGCTCTCTTTATTGGGAAAAAGTGACTCCTGAACTGTCAAAAAACTATCGTGTAATCGCACCAGATCTTCCAGGGCATGGGGAATCGAGTATGGATAAAGGATATTATTCAATTGAAGAGTATGCGGAGATGCTAAAGGTTCTTTTAGATCAATTAAATATTCAAAAGGTAACAATGTTTGGACATTCATTAGGAGGCTATATTACACTTGCCTTTGCAGAAAAATATAGCAACAATTTAAACGGTTTCTCGCTTGTACATTCCACTGCCTTTCCCGATTCGGAGGAGGCGAAAAAGGGCAGGTTAGCGAATACTGAAAAGGTACAGAAAGAGGGGATTAAGTCTCTTATTGATGGTTTGGTACCAAAGCTATTCTCACCTGATAACGTAGAAGAAGATCATATTAAAGTAGTAAAAGAAATAGGATACTTAACTACTCCACAAGGTGCCATTAGTGCATTGACCGCGATGAAGAATCGGATTGATCGAAATCCTGTATTAGAGGATACTCCCTTGCCAGTACTTTTGGTTGCAGGTGAACAGGATCAAATCATTCCAGCAGAAAAAACTTTTTCGGTTAGCAGAGATAACATCAAACAGAGGTTAATAAAAATTTCCGGACATATGAGTATGTACGAAAACCCTACTGATCTTATCTCGGAAATGAACGAATACCTATCAAGTATATAG